The following proteins come from a genomic window of Micromonospora echinofusca:
- a CDS encoding VOC family protein, which translates to MPYAPVVVALPIADRPTSFRFYSEGLGLQAVGEPADDGVPEPLQYALNDGLRVMLVPTGGFGWVIGDHEVARRGQSECVVSLPAATPAEVDELVGRARAAGAQIVVEPGQQPWGYTGTFADPDGHLWTVLAEAH; encoded by the coding sequence ATGCCGTACGCACCCGTCGTCGTCGCCCTGCCGATCGCCGACCGCCCGACCTCGTTCCGCTTCTACTCCGAGGGGCTCGGCCTGCAGGCCGTCGGCGAGCCGGCCGACGACGGCGTCCCCGAGCCCCTGCAGTACGCGCTCAACGACGGCCTGCGCGTCATGCTGGTGCCCACCGGCGGCTTCGGCTGGGTCATCGGCGACCACGAGGTGGCCCGGCGCGGGCAGAGCGAGTGCGTCGTCAGCCTCCCCGCCGCGACGCCGGCCGAGGTCGACGAGCTGGTCGGGCGGGCGCGGGCGGCCGGCGCGCAGATCGTCGTGGAGCCGGGCCAGCAGCCGTGGGGCTACACGGGCACCTTCGCCGATCCGGACGGTCACCTCTGGACGGTGCTCGCCGAGGCGCACTGA
- a CDS encoding DUF4240 domain-containing protein — MTDPVNGTRVPSVEDEARFWALVEAAWERLGDEPAALRRALLTRDPEAGDEGLYAIDAWLDRFLDNLRQLTADLSSRELTDLDRVVERKLHDIDRADVHEVTDGSDDGFLYCRGHVVALGRGFYEAVSADPRVAVPDGECEAMCYFFAHLHRERFGGWPETGSGISRESCTNAAGWHA; from the coding sequence GTGACTGATCCGGTGAATGGCACACGGGTGCCGAGCGTGGAGGACGAGGCCAGGTTCTGGGCCCTCGTCGAGGCGGCCTGGGAGCGGCTCGGCGACGAGCCCGCGGCGCTCCGGCGGGCGCTGCTCACGCGGGACCCCGAGGCCGGCGACGAGGGTCTCTACGCCATCGACGCCTGGCTCGACCGGTTCCTCGACAACCTCCGCCAGCTCACGGCCGACCTGTCCAGCCGGGAGCTGACCGACCTGGACCGGGTGGTCGAGCGCAAGCTGCACGACATCGACCGGGCCGACGTGCACGAGGTGACCGACGGCTCCGACGACGGGTTCCTCTACTGCCGGGGGCACGTCGTCGCGCTCGGGCGCGGGTTCTACGAGGCGGTGAGCGCCGATCCCCGGGTCGCCGTGCCCGACGGCGAGTGCGAGGCCATGTGCTACTTCTTCGCCCACCTGCACAGGGAGCGGTTCGGCGGATGGCCGGAGACCGGCTCGGGCATCTCCCGGGAGTCCTGCACCAACGCGGCCGGCTGGCACGCCTGA
- a CDS encoding DUF6297 family protein, whose amino-acid sequence MTAIEAPARRGVPAAVDARRWIRRRRIAVEGRADIGTVYAATLALLMAVALLGQPLVRVVWPPDAPDGDPALTPFLGAVAVSAAFVVVLRQLGPLSVSRSDATWLLPAPLPRRTLLAPALTLTTVAALVVGAVTGIAVTGHVAARPAGLLVLGAGAITGAAAAVLATLLALACQRRPSLARLADGIGIAIGAGCLVLAAALRTTGDHRLPSPLIPPVAVLATGAAALAVGLIAIVLTWRALENWPTAPIAEASINAGAYADVVYAVEPSYLTEMSARRFWRSRTRIRTTRLLTARRVPPLIAQDLIILRRKAARLWWPLGAAAVPVYLANGPAWLLLGVVLIGALAAAGLTAESTHGDASNPAMLRLLGVTGRQMTAQRLVVPAVVAGVWLTVTLAALQAAGSLAGPWWALGLLAGPAVAVGAFQRAKASAASIGTILVDTPLGAFPAGMLLWLLNGIDVLAVLTLPVSAGLVTLQAPEALGWHWLLAQAVVSALGCALLVRTSGAAAGSL is encoded by the coding sequence GTGACCGCAATCGAGGCCCCGGCCCGGCGGGGCGTCCCCGCCGCCGTCGATGCCCGCCGCTGGATTCGCCGCCGCCGCATCGCCGTCGAGGGCCGCGCCGACATCGGCACGGTCTACGCGGCGACCCTCGCTCTACTGATGGCCGTCGCGCTCCTCGGACAGCCGTTGGTCCGCGTCGTCTGGCCGCCGGACGCGCCCGACGGGGACCCGGCGCTGACTCCGTTCCTCGGGGCCGTGGCCGTCTCCGCCGCGTTCGTCGTCGTACTGCGTCAGCTCGGTCCGCTGTCAGTCAGCCGTAGCGACGCCACCTGGCTGCTGCCGGCTCCGCTTCCCCGGCGCACCCTGCTCGCACCGGCGCTCACTCTGACCACCGTCGCCGCGCTTGTCGTCGGCGCCGTCACCGGTATCGCCGTGACCGGGCACGTCGCCGCCCGCCCGGCCGGGCTCCTGGTGCTGGGGGCCGGCGCCATCACCGGCGCGGCGGCCGCGGTTCTCGCGACGCTGCTCGCGCTCGCCTGCCAGCGACGGCCCTCCCTCGCCCGGCTCGCTGACGGCATCGGCATCGCGATCGGCGCGGGCTGCCTCGTCCTGGCCGCCGCGCTGCGCACCACCGGCGACCACCGCCTGCCCTCCCCGCTCATACCGCCCGTGGCAGTGCTCGCCACCGGCGCCGCCGCCCTGGCCGTCGGGCTGATCGCGATCGTGCTGACCTGGCGGGCGCTGGAGAACTGGCCGACCGCGCCGATCGCCGAGGCGTCGATCAACGCGGGCGCGTACGCCGACGTCGTCTACGCGGTCGAACCGTCCTACCTGACCGAGATGAGCGCCCGCCGCTTCTGGCGCAGCCGCACCCGGATACGGACGACGCGCCTCCTGACCGCCCGCCGGGTCCCGCCGCTCATCGCCCAGGATCTGATCATCCTGCGACGCAAGGCCGCGCGGCTCTGGTGGCCGTTGGGTGCGGCCGCCGTCCCGGTCTACCTCGCGAATGGCCCCGCCTGGCTCCTTCTCGGCGTGGTCCTGATCGGCGCGCTCGCCGCCGCCGGCCTCACCGCGGAGTCCACCCACGGCGACGCCTCGAACCCGGCGATGCTGCGGCTGCTCGGCGTCACGGGCCGCCAGATGACCGCTCAGCGGCTCGTGGTCCCCGCTGTCGTCGCCGGCGTGTGGCTCACCGTCACCCTGGCCGCGCTGCAGGCCGCCGGCTCGCTCGCCGGACCGTGGTGGGCGCTCGGTCTGCTGGCCGGCCCGGCCGTCGCGGTGGGCGCCTTCCAACGGGCGAAGGCGAGCGCCGCCTCGATCGGCACCATCCTGGTCGACACGCCGCTCGGGGCGTTCCCAGCCGGCATGCTGCTGTGGCTCCTCAACGGCATCGACGTCCTGGCCGTCCTGACTCTGCCGGTCTCGGCCGGCCTGGTGACGCTGCAGGCGCCAGAGGCGCTCGGCTGGCATTGGCTGCTCGCGCAGGCGGTCGTCTCGGCGCTGGGGTGTGCCCTGCTGGTGCGGACATCCGGCGCTGCCGCTGGTTCACTCTGA
- a CDS encoding ABC transporter ATP-binding protein → MTSAVDVRQVTVTYGSTLVLDGIDLRVPEGAAVALVGENGAGKSTLLRCITGLQEPSAGDISVFEAVPGRGADFWRQVATTVESPSWYQGLTVREHLDLVRVVNGGDPGDGHIDELCTTLGLTGLCDSLPITLSSGQRQRFLLAATLVRPSRLLVLDEPEQRLDTRIKRAIAAHLRSYVRAGGTLIMASHDDGFRVGVGADEIVLTRPES, encoded by the coding sequence ATGACCTCGGCCGTCGACGTCCGGCAGGTGACTGTCACCTACGGCTCGACGCTGGTGCTGGACGGTATCGACCTGCGGGTTCCCGAGGGCGCCGCCGTCGCGCTCGTCGGTGAGAACGGCGCCGGCAAGTCCACCCTGCTGCGCTGCATCACCGGCCTTCAGGAGCCGTCCGCCGGCGACATCTCCGTCTTCGAGGCGGTGCCCGGACGCGGCGCGGACTTCTGGCGGCAGGTCGCCACCACGGTGGAGTCGCCCAGTTGGTACCAGGGCCTGACCGTGCGCGAGCATCTCGACCTGGTCCGGGTGGTCAACGGCGGCGACCCTGGCGACGGGCACATCGACGAACTCTGCACCACCCTCGGCCTGACCGGGCTCTGCGACAGCCTGCCCATCACGCTCTCCTCCGGCCAGCGCCAGCGTTTCCTGCTCGCCGCGACCCTCGTACGGCCCAGCCGGCTGCTCGTCCTCGACGAGCCCGAGCAGCGTCTCGACACTCGGATCAAGCGTGCGATCGCGGCGCACCTGCGGTCGTACGTGAGGGCCGGCGGCACGCTGATCATGGCGAGCCACGACGACGGGTTCCGGGTCGGCGTCGGCGCGGACGAGATCGTGCTCACCCGCCCGGAGAGCTGA